In Schaalia sp. JY-X169, the following are encoded in one genomic region:
- a CDS encoding lysylphosphatidylglycerol synthase transmembrane domain-containing protein, with protein sequence MTLAPTTPTPKSQKWWQKRPAKILIAVLFVAIVVFVVSRSIKPEEFERAFKDMQPLWFIAAFAIGTLTWVGAAIPMKVFAPIKVPFRDALLTQVASSFVGVVAPAGLGALALSIRFLTKRGMQTSQAVATMILMELSQFLTSFILVLAAIFLVGVDPDIKIPWHIVGWVAFGVLVVALLALAIPQSRKWIFTQVKSVWTKAYPQAVWAFKHPKSLGLAMFGALLQTLSFAGAFMFSLLAFGATVDFWKVGAAYLVSNTLGSMIPVPGGVGSIEATLTVGMTAIGVSAAVALSAAVTFRLATFYLQIPIGWVAFEHMQRKKMI encoded by the coding sequence ATGACCCTTGCCCCAACCACTCCGACCCCCAAGTCGCAGAAGTGGTGGCAGAAGCGCCCCGCCAAGATCCTCATTGCAGTGCTCTTCGTTGCCATCGTGGTCTTCGTGGTCTCCCGCTCGATCAAACCAGAAGAGTTTGAAAGAGCCTTCAAGGACATGCAGCCGCTGTGGTTCATTGCGGCCTTCGCGATCGGGACTCTCACATGGGTTGGCGCCGCGATCCCCATGAAGGTGTTTGCCCCCATCAAGGTCCCGTTCCGCGACGCCCTCCTCACTCAGGTGGCGTCGTCTTTCGTGGGGGTTGTCGCACCGGCGGGGCTGGGCGCCCTCGCCCTCAGCATCCGTTTCCTAACGAAACGAGGAATGCAGACGTCCCAGGCCGTCGCCACCATGATCCTCATGGAACTGTCCCAGTTCCTCACCTCTTTCATCCTGGTACTCGCCGCAATTTTCCTGGTGGGTGTGGACCCAGACATCAAGATCCCCTGGCACATCGTCGGTTGGGTTGCTTTCGGGGTGCTCGTAGTGGCGCTTCTAGCTCTCGCAATCCCCCAGTCCCGCAAGTGGATCTTCACGCAGGTCAAGTCGGTATGGACGAAGGCCTACCCGCAGGCCGTCTGGGCTTTCAAGCACCCCAAGTCACTGGGTTTAGCGATGTTTGGCGCCCTGCTGCAGACCCTGTCCTTCGCCGGGGCCTTCATGTTTTCCCTACTCGCCTTCGGCGCCACGGTCGACTTCTGGAAGGTGGGGGCCGCCTACCTCGTCAGCAACACGCTTGGCTCCATGATCCCCGTTCCCGGCGGCGTCGGCTCGATCGAAGCCACACTAACCGTCGGCATGACCGCAATAGGTGTTTCCGCTGCCGTCGCGCTCAGCGCAGCCGTCACCTTCCGTCTGGCCACCTTCTACCTGCAGATTCCCATCGGCTGGGTCGCCTTTGAGCACATGCAGCGCAAGAAGATGATCTAG
- a CDS encoding 1-acyl-sn-glycerol-3-phosphate acyltransferase: protein MTFKSSIASLATRLAGYRFDIEEGWPKDGAVFIGAPHTSNWDFAAMLAITWKAGIPVRWLGKSQAFDNPLGFVPRWLGGIPVNRDAPQGMAKALSEELAATPGAVLILAPEGTRKKTDHWKSGFYRIARDAGLPIVPGFIDSTTKTMGLGPALVPSGNVVADMDVLRAFYDGKKGFRPGLESAVRISLEDEGA, encoded by the coding sequence ATGACCTTCAAATCTTCAATAGCTTCGCTTGCCACGCGTCTCGCAGGCTACCGGTTCGACATTGAAGAGGGGTGGCCCAAAGACGGCGCCGTCTTCATCGGAGCGCCCCACACCTCGAACTGGGACTTTGCCGCGATGCTCGCCATCACTTGGAAAGCAGGGATCCCAGTGCGGTGGCTCGGCAAATCCCAGGCATTTGATAACCCGTTGGGGTTCGTGCCGCGGTGGCTCGGCGGCATTCCCGTCAACCGGGATGCGCCGCAGGGAATGGCGAAGGCACTCAGTGAAGAGCTGGCAGCGACCCCCGGGGCAGTCCTCATTCTGGCCCCTGAGGGGACGCGCAAGAAGACTGACCACTGGAAGTCCGGCTTCTACCGCATTGCGCGGGACGCGGGGTTGCCGATCGTGCCGGGGTTCATTGATTCCACGACAAAGACGATGGGGCTCGGCCCCGCCCTCGTCCCCAGTGGAAACGTGGTGGCGGACATGGACGTTTTGCGGGCGTTCTACGATGGGAAGAAGGGATTCCGACCCGGGCTGGAAAGTGCGGTGCGGATCAGTCTTGAGGACGAGGGCGCCTAG
- the bcp gene encoding thioredoxin-dependent thiol peroxidase, with product MTESTSAPRGAKLEVGQVAPPFTIATTEGEVTLAKLVEDAAKGVIVYFYPKAGTPGCTKEACDFRDNLNSLKGAGYTVIGISADKMASLEKFQAKQQLNFLLGSDPDHAIMTAWGVWGTKKNYGKTFLGIIRSTFVVGKDGRLEVVQYNVKATGHVARLRKTLGLD from the coding sequence ATGACAGAGAGCACATCAGCGCCGCGCGGCGCCAAGTTGGAAGTGGGCCAGGTTGCGCCCCCATTCACCATTGCAACCACAGAGGGCGAAGTGACGCTGGCGAAGTTGGTCGAGGACGCTGCGAAGGGCGTCATCGTCTACTTTTACCCCAAGGCTGGTACGCCTGGGTGCACTAAAGAGGCATGCGATTTCCGGGACAATCTCAACTCGCTGAAGGGGGCGGGGTACACCGTCATTGGAATCAGCGCCGACAAGATGGCGTCACTGGAGAAATTCCAGGCTAAGCAGCAGCTGAACTTCCTGCTCGGCTCCGACCCTGACCACGCCATCATGACGGCGTGGGGTGTGTGGGGGACTAAGAAGAACTACGGCAAGACCTTCCTGGGCATCATCCGCTCCACCTTCGTGGTTGGTAAGGACGGGCGGCTTGAGGTCGTTCAGTACAACGTGAAGGCAACCGGGCATGTAGCGCGGCTGCGTAAGACACTCGGCCTCGACTGA
- a CDS encoding aspartate:alanine exchanger family transporter translates to MTEILVGQPLLTLFLVVALGAAVGAIRIGPIRLGAAGALFVALIVSAANPELSEGFGLVQQVGLALFVYTVGIASGATVGKALRSNVPLMVGAVVASVLGAIVAGVVGGALGLPSGLSTGLFTGALTAAPALDAATRMVGGTDPAVGYSTGYPVGVLVGIVVVTLIAGLSWTGKKDTPPLAGRGLHALTVRVTETIQPKDIPEWADQTVRFSYVKREGKTRVLVPGEELREGDEVVVVGEPGGPEHVLEEIGVPVPGHLADDRSEVVFERIVLSNDSLPGRSVADLQLPAQYGAVVTRVRRGDLDLLAREDLALQAGDILAVVAPASELGAVKKYLGDSQRSIAELDSLSIGVGLVLGILAGMVSLPLPGGQMFQLGAAAGPLLVGLILGALRRTGPLVWSMPESVNLTVRHLGMLLFLSALGLSAGPQVAELLRGPLGVKALLCALIVAIVGCVVMVVAGWLGGMSAARTAGGVAGFLGQPAVFQAADARVRDERIESAYSVLFALAILVKILLVPLVWVL, encoded by the coding sequence ATGACAGAAATTCTGGTTGGCCAGCCCCTGCTCACGCTGTTTCTAGTTGTGGCGCTCGGGGCGGCGGTCGGAGCCATCCGCATTGGCCCCATTCGTCTGGGAGCAGCGGGTGCCTTGTTTGTTGCCCTGATTGTTTCTGCGGCCAACCCGGAACTGTCTGAGGGGTTCGGCCTCGTCCAACAGGTGGGGCTGGCGCTGTTTGTTTATACCGTGGGGATTGCGTCGGGTGCGACGGTGGGGAAGGCGCTGCGGTCGAACGTGCCGCTGATGGTCGGCGCGGTTGTCGCCAGCGTCCTCGGCGCGATTGTTGCGGGAGTGGTTGGTGGTGCGCTGGGGTTGCCGAGCGGGCTCAGCACCGGCCTGTTTACGGGCGCCCTGACTGCTGCTCCGGCGTTGGATGCGGCAACGCGCATGGTTGGGGGGACGGACCCGGCGGTGGGGTACTCGACGGGGTATCCGGTTGGTGTCCTGGTGGGGATCGTTGTCGTGACACTGATCGCGGGGCTGTCGTGGACTGGGAAGAAGGACACTCCACCGCTGGCCGGACGTGGTTTGCATGCACTGACGGTGCGGGTGACGGAGACGATCCAGCCCAAGGATATTCCCGAGTGGGCGGACCAGACCGTGCGGTTCTCCTACGTCAAGCGTGAGGGGAAGACGCGGGTCCTAGTCCCCGGTGAAGAGTTGCGCGAGGGCGACGAAGTGGTCGTTGTCGGCGAGCCCGGTGGTCCCGAACACGTCCTCGAAGAAATCGGTGTTCCGGTCCCGGGGCACCTGGCGGATGATCGTTCCGAAGTGGTGTTTGAGCGGATTGTGCTCTCCAACGACTCCCTGCCCGGTCGAAGTGTCGCCGATCTGCAACTGCCCGCGCAATACGGCGCAGTGGTGACGCGGGTGCGACGCGGGGACTTGGACCTGTTGGCGCGTGAGGATCTGGCGTTGCAGGCAGGCGACATCTTGGCGGTGGTGGCGCCGGCCAGCGAACTTGGCGCGGTGAAGAAGTACCTAGGGGATTCGCAGAGGTCGATTGCGGAGCTTGACTCACTCTCGATCGGGGTGGGACTGGTTCTGGGGATTCTGGCCGGAATGGTGTCACTGCCGCTACCCGGCGGACAGATGTTCCAGTTGGGGGCTGCGGCGGGACCGCTGCTGGTCGGACTGATTCTTGGGGCCCTGCGTCGAACTGGGCCGCTGGTGTGGTCGATGCCGGAATCGGTGAACCTAACGGTTAGGCACCTAGGGATGCTGTTGTTTCTCTCGGCGTTGGGGTTGTCGGCGGGTCCGCAGGTGGCGGAACTGCTGCGTGGGCCTTTGGGGGTGAAGGCACTGCTGTGCGCGCTGATCGTTGCGATCGTGGGTTGCGTGGTGATGGTGGTTGCCGGGTGGCTGGGAGGAATGTCCGCGGCACGCACAGCCGGGGGAGTCGCTGGGTTCCTGGGGCAGCCCGCCGTGTTCCAGGCGGCTGATGCCCGGGTGCGCGATGAGCGGATCGAGAGCGCGTACTCGGTGCTGTTCGCCCTGGCGATTCTGGTGAAAATCTTGCTGGTGCCGCTGGTGTGGGTGCTGTAG
- a CDS encoding LuxR C-terminal-related transcriptional regulator, with protein sequence MTVPGMIVTVQAPAGYGKTTLLSQWARAKREHGETVQWLSLADHDIRNLPRVVEALLGDSGDATIIIDDCNNRLAETAVKELVAERGEHAIVVSGRCGLDSIASDLAITATDLRLESHEVAELADLLDVDDYQSRAPLLKSLSGWPLGTRVALSAHRDGADAGEVLGQLAATIYDNLPGDLAKKALFAAASLDVVRPELLGDALGISCSDAETTMKRLQAEGVVEAVTSSAAYGDDEREVHTHYAVREGLRAGLMHQGSHHWEAWELRELKRRHALARGDESPPQAVADLVALGAFKDAQDVAHVHFQETLDGGETTLEAVRNLPLEQLEEHPTLMLVRLVLERPLPSTPASLMEDLAGRLHRVLTERSASPDLQVAVPSAASKIAVERMLGMWDAALGSSVALMEQMADERLRQGVLANPKAPILYAVISLTGVLVGDLNVGLEAARWGLDIALEQGNVLEQVHALSLAALAHSLQGEGDAAAAALERADALAANAEFVAPEFSWTDGDIARVFTAYQKGDCAPATGALERLIPAMDRMEQWPMVVMAESLVTGRLRGSGHALVQMNSRMRQAAVGRVLSPYWQLKLGWRLADLATTTGRYKDAAKQIASLSNLPGSQESTGLRQSRARLALFQGQYEDAARIAAQVPAGTSARTQQESELVAALAQYGMGNREAAQQTLQGLQASLTPVALDALVGTVPYEMFAEVADDLGMGWLVEALQATRVEGRAHQYGALSKAEIEVLQALTKNKTMVETASDLYLSPNTLKSHCRSIYAKLRAPSRGEALTTAHMLGLLT encoded by the coding sequence GTGACCGTCCCCGGAATGATCGTGACTGTTCAGGCTCCGGCGGGCTACGGCAAGACCACGTTGCTCAGCCAGTGGGCCCGTGCCAAGCGGGAGCACGGAGAGACAGTGCAGTGGCTTTCCCTAGCCGATCATGACATCCGCAATTTGCCGCGCGTGGTTGAAGCACTTCTTGGGGACTCCGGTGACGCCACAATCATCATTGATGACTGTAACAATCGGCTTGCCGAGACGGCAGTCAAAGAGCTGGTTGCCGAGCGTGGGGAGCACGCTATCGTAGTGTCGGGTCGATGCGGACTGGATAGCATCGCGTCCGACCTCGCCATCACCGCGACCGACCTCCGCCTTGAGTCCCACGAGGTCGCCGAGCTGGCCGACCTTCTGGATGTCGATGACTACCAGAGTCGGGCCCCGCTGCTGAAGTCTTTATCGGGTTGGCCGCTAGGAACTCGCGTGGCCCTCAGTGCCCATCGCGACGGTGCGGACGCCGGTGAAGTACTCGGTCAGTTGGCTGCAACGATTTACGACAATCTGCCCGGCGACTTGGCAAAAAAGGCACTCTTTGCTGCTGCGTCCCTCGATGTGGTGCGTCCCGAGCTACTCGGGGACGCCCTCGGCATCAGTTGCAGCGACGCAGAGACGACCATGAAACGGTTGCAGGCCGAGGGCGTTGTGGAAGCGGTGACTTCTAGCGCAGCATATGGGGACGACGAGCGTGAAGTACACACCCACTACGCAGTGAGGGAGGGTCTGCGGGCCGGGTTGATGCACCAGGGATCCCACCATTGGGAGGCTTGGGAGTTACGTGAACTCAAGCGACGTCACGCCCTCGCCCGTGGCGATGAATCGCCGCCACAAGCCGTTGCTGATCTGGTCGCCTTGGGTGCGTTCAAGGACGCACAGGACGTGGCGCATGTGCATTTCCAGGAGACCCTCGATGGTGGGGAGACAACGCTTGAGGCGGTGCGCAACCTCCCCTTGGAACAGTTGGAAGAACATCCCACCCTGATGTTGGTCAGGCTGGTGTTGGAACGACCGCTACCCTCGACGCCCGCCTCACTGATGGAGGACCTGGCCGGTCGCCTCCACAGGGTACTGACCGAACGTTCCGCCTCACCCGACCTGCAAGTTGCTGTACCCTCTGCCGCATCGAAAATCGCCGTGGAGCGGATGCTTGGCATGTGGGACGCTGCCCTGGGCAGCTCCGTGGCACTCATGGAGCAGATGGCTGATGAAAGGCTGCGCCAAGGCGTCCTCGCCAACCCCAAAGCCCCGATCCTCTACGCAGTCATCTCGCTGACCGGGGTGCTGGTAGGGGACCTCAACGTCGGGTTGGAGGCGGCGCGGTGGGGACTGGACATCGCCCTCGAACAGGGAAACGTCCTCGAACAGGTGCACGCACTTTCGTTGGCCGCACTGGCGCACAGTCTGCAGGGAGAAGGAGACGCTGCAGCCGCCGCGTTGGAGAGGGCTGACGCGCTTGCGGCCAACGCGGAGTTCGTAGCTCCAGAGTTTTCGTGGACAGACGGAGACATCGCACGGGTGTTTACGGCGTACCAGAAGGGTGATTGCGCTCCGGCCACAGGTGCGCTGGAACGGCTGATCCCCGCGATGGACCGAATGGAACAGTGGCCCATGGTTGTCATGGCTGAGAGCCTGGTCACGGGGCGTTTGCGTGGTAGCGGGCACGCCCTCGTGCAGATGAACAGCCGGATGAGGCAGGCGGCGGTGGGGCGCGTGCTTTCTCCCTACTGGCAACTGAAGTTGGGGTGGCGTCTGGCCGATCTGGCGACGACGACGGGAAGGTACAAGGACGCGGCGAAGCAGATCGCCTCGCTGTCAAACCTTCCCGGCTCGCAGGAGTCGACAGGGCTGCGCCAGTCGAGGGCTCGGCTCGCGTTGTTTCAAGGTCAGTACGAGGACGCGGCACGGATCGCAGCGCAGGTGCCTGCTGGGACTTCGGCGCGGACCCAGCAGGAAAGTGAGCTGGTAGCGGCGCTTGCCCAATATGGGATGGGGAACCGCGAGGCAGCGCAGCAGACACTGCAGGGACTGCAGGCTTCACTGACGCCGGTCGCCCTCGATGCCCTGGTGGGGACGGTGCCCTACGAGATGTTTGCGGAAGTTGCCGACGACCTTGGGATGGGTTGGTTGGTCGAAGCGCTCCAGGCCACGCGTGTTGAGGGGCGCGCGCATCAGTACGGGGCCCTCAGCAAAGCGGAGATTGAGGTGTTGCAGGCGCTGACCAAGAATAAGACCATGGTTGAAACTGCCAGTGACCTTTACCTTTCTCCCAACACGTTGAAGAGTCACTGCCGGAGCATCTACGCAAAGTTGCGGGCCCCATCGCGGGGTGAGGCGTTGACGACGGCGCACATGCTGGGACTGCTCACCTGA
- a CDS encoding phosphatase PAP2 family protein, with product MSASRYSSTETYWTPPVTPPALTTLRSQIGRRWVWMSVLSVLVFFATYIGLVRTHLGQYMENAALLGAQQATQAEVADALDNLDVISVTSLCVVMVLLVILGVIRRSWRIAAAGMFTLGASAVLAEVLKRFVLPRPDLADIYQNNTHNSFPSGHTTIAMSILVALLLVVSYRWRGLVMLLALGWATSIGAATVTARWHRLSDTIGGDMIAIGMGALVAMWLLGHHAIEERTSKVYPLRVVYVVFLVVVGVGSLAVGLMLGIGTMANFGVLQEVATSYSTGVPAQLTAHLDPVFNDNMYLAAQSLALGLSTLSALWFWATFYRLGTAAP from the coding sequence CCTACTGGACACCACCGGTGACTCCGCCTGCTCTAACCACGTTGCGCAGCCAGATTGGGCGGCGGTGGGTATGGATGTCGGTCCTTTCCGTCCTCGTCTTCTTCGCAACCTACATCGGGTTGGTGCGAACTCACCTGGGCCAATACATGGAAAATGCGGCCCTGCTGGGGGCCCAGCAGGCAACCCAGGCGGAGGTCGCGGACGCCCTCGACAATCTGGATGTCATATCGGTGACGTCGCTTTGCGTAGTGATGGTGCTGTTGGTGATCCTGGGGGTGATTCGCAGGTCATGGCGGATTGCGGCGGCGGGAATGTTCACACTTGGGGCATCTGCGGTGCTGGCTGAGGTGTTGAAGCGCTTTGTGCTGCCGAGGCCCGACCTGGCGGACATCTACCAGAACAACACACATAACTCGTTCCCCTCTGGTCACACCACGATTGCCATGTCGATTCTGGTTGCGCTGTTGCTGGTGGTTTCGTACCGCTGGCGTGGGCTTGTCATGCTGCTTGCACTGGGATGGGCGACGTCGATTGGCGCGGCCACTGTGACAGCGCGGTGGCATCGACTGTCCGACACAATCGGTGGGGACATGATCGCGATTGGGATGGGCGCGCTGGTTGCGATGTGGCTGCTTGGGCACCATGCGATAGAGGAGAGGACGTCCAAGGTCTACCCCCTGCGCGTGGTGTACGTGGTTTTCCTGGTGGTTGTTGGGGTTGGGTCGCTTGCCGTGGGTTTGATGTTGGGCATCGGGACGATGGCGAACTTTGGCGTGTTGCAGGAGGTCGCGACGTCGTACTCCACGGGCGTTCCGGCGCAGCTCACAGCGCATTTGGACCCGGTCTTTAACGACAATATGTACCTGGCGGCACAGTCGCTGGCACTGGGGTTGTCGACGCTGTCGGCGCTGTGGTTTTGGGCGACGTTCTACAGGTTGGGGACGGCGGCGCCGTAG
- a CDS encoding VIT1/CCC1 transporter family protein has protein sequence MTASKSRWDPFEYLRTHRRDANRWNPSEDAQWRELMSVGNDGIISSAAIVQGLLTAGATGQEAVTGVLALIAIGMVGSGASQYSESESERQSQLRIVERESAALLATPDEEFDELVAIYMDKGLSADLSRAVATELMAKDALTAQLDAEYGLDSIHGKWWPWQRAGLAALVFLVGSVLPLLFLLILPWDIRGEVTVAAVVIALGISGWIGHLVEHTSAWRAMARTVLVGVTILGISTLAGTLVTF, from the coding sequence GTGACAGCCTCGAAGTCGCGGTGGGACCCGTTCGAGTACCTGCGCACCCATCGCCGTGACGCAAATCGGTGGAACCCGTCCGAGGACGCGCAATGGCGGGAGCTGATGTCTGTCGGTAACGATGGCATCATCTCTTCAGCCGCCATCGTGCAGGGCCTCCTCACGGCAGGTGCGACAGGTCAGGAGGCGGTCACGGGCGTCCTCGCACTAATCGCGATCGGCATGGTCGGTAGTGGGGCCAGCCAGTACAGCGAGTCAGAGTCTGAACGGCAATCGCAGCTAAGGATCGTGGAGCGGGAGAGCGCGGCGCTTCTCGCTACCCCCGACGAAGAGTTTGACGAACTGGTCGCTATATATATGGACAAGGGGCTGTCAGCCGACCTCAGCCGCGCCGTCGCCACGGAACTGATGGCGAAGGACGCGCTCACAGCGCAGCTCGATGCAGAGTATGGCCTCGATAGCATTCACGGGAAATGGTGGCCGTGGCAGCGTGCAGGGTTGGCCGCCCTGGTGTTCCTAGTCGGATCGGTGCTGCCACTGCTGTTCCTGCTGATCCTGCCCTGGGACATCCGCGGCGAAGTCACGGTGGCGGCGGTGGTGATCGCCCTCGGCATCTCCGGGTGGATCGGTCACCTCGTTGAACACACATCGGCGTGGCGCGCCATGGCCCGCACCGTGCTGGTGGGCGTGACGATCTTGGGAATCTCGACACTTGCAGGCACTTTGGTGACATTCTGA
- a CDS encoding cell wall-binding repeat-containing protein, producing MSPWVRVGLAGLIGLSLGATALPAVAMPVADSSQAEESQTVTSDEKATQEDVVAQVPDTVEDAGEGTGESTEVLEPVVPEGLVADEGDGLEQVGLMAASATTTTVPGDVALGIINQERKKAGLSPLLNVQPMYDAALTWSTYMNKVNKFVHMYEVYDYRYQASFAKNAGWQLGGDLIGKGFSTEQQVANAWLNSTKHREWLMDKHGQMGAAGVAKVGSYWTLYVAGNPSKTGYVDRTPTGGSTVPAQPALTLSVSIAGKAASGSTLTMATAVAGAGSQGVTESFSWAVGGKTIQSGKTLQLTNAQAGKAVDATYTVKDLATQKTFTKTARVNVAEIPVQRVSGDCRYSTSCAVNKALSCSAKPVFIATGASFPDALSIGPAVAKLGGSLFLTKPSSADQMVINAVKAKNPSQIFIVGGTGAVSDNVANQLKRATGVTPERIAGADRYETSANIYKRFFQGQSIPLVFVATGRDYPDALSAAAAGGALGAPVVLVDGVTGKGMSADVVSGLKKATSKAVIVGGEGAVGRNVQTNLAANFKVERLAGDSRYSTNAAVNTYIGKVSGEAVTDVWVATGRNFPDALSAAAPAGDPTQRLVLSNGACIPGSVVSKQIKTADSKVAQVNLVGGTGALSSSVASLTECK from the coding sequence TTGAGCCCTTGGGTTCGAGTTGGTTTGGCGGGGCTTATTGGTTTGTCACTGGGAGCAACGGCGCTCCCAGCAGTGGCGATGCCGGTTGCGGATTCTTCACAGGCGGAAGAGAGTCAAACGGTCACTTCGGATGAGAAGGCCACGCAGGAGGACGTTGTAGCACAGGTTCCAGACACCGTGGAAGACGCGGGTGAGGGGACGGGTGAGTCCACTGAAGTGCTCGAGCCGGTTGTGCCCGAGGGGCTCGTGGCAGACGAGGGCGATGGCCTTGAGCAAGTGGGCCTGATGGCGGCCTCGGCCACAACCACGACGGTTCCAGGCGATGTCGCCCTCGGCATCATCAACCAGGAACGTAAGAAGGCGGGGCTCAGCCCACTCCTCAACGTGCAGCCCATGTACGATGCGGCGCTGACGTGGTCGACCTACATGAACAAGGTGAACAAGTTCGTCCATATGTATGAGGTTTATGACTACAGGTACCAGGCATCATTTGCGAAGAACGCTGGATGGCAATTGGGTGGTGACCTGATCGGCAAAGGTTTTTCAACCGAGCAGCAGGTGGCGAACGCGTGGTTGAACTCAACCAAGCACCGCGAGTGGTTGATGGACAAGCACGGGCAAATGGGCGCGGCGGGCGTGGCGAAGGTTGGAAGTTACTGGACGCTCTACGTTGCGGGCAACCCCTCCAAGACTGGATACGTCGACAGAACGCCGACAGGGGGATCTACTGTGCCCGCCCAACCTGCGTTGACGCTGTCAGTGAGCATTGCGGGCAAAGCCGCGTCGGGTTCCACGCTCACCATGGCGACAGCCGTCGCGGGAGCGGGTAGTCAAGGCGTAACGGAGTCGTTCTCTTGGGCAGTCGGGGGAAAGACCATCCAGTCGGGCAAGACATTGCAGCTCACGAACGCCCAAGCAGGCAAGGCTGTGGATGCCACATACACGGTGAAAGACTTGGCCACTCAGAAAACGTTTACCAAGACAGCTCGGGTCAATGTGGCGGAAATTCCCGTCCAGCGCGTCTCTGGCGATTGCCGTTACTCCACCAGCTGTGCGGTCAATAAGGCGCTGTCGTGCAGTGCCAAGCCGGTGTTCATCGCGACTGGAGCGTCCTTCCCGGACGCGCTCTCGATCGGGCCCGCAGTCGCAAAGCTGGGTGGGAGCCTGTTCCTCACCAAGCCTTCCAGTGCCGACCAGATGGTGATCAATGCGGTCAAGGCTAAGAACCCATCACAGATATTCATAGTTGGTGGAACGGGCGCGGTCTCAGACAACGTCGCAAATCAATTGAAGCGAGCCACGGGAGTGACCCCGGAGCGTATTGCGGGCGCTGATCGTTATGAAACCTCCGCGAACATTTACAAGAGGTTCTTCCAGGGGCAGTCGATTCCACTCGTGTTTGTGGCAACAGGGCGTGACTACCCGGATGCATTGTCAGCTGCCGCCGCAGGTGGGGCATTGGGGGCGCCGGTCGTCCTCGTCGATGGCGTCACCGGGAAGGGAATGTCGGCCGACGTGGTTTCAGGGCTAAAGAAGGCAACCAGCAAGGCCGTTATTGTCGGTGGCGAAGGTGCTGTCGGTCGAAATGTCCAAACCAATCTGGCAGCAAACTTCAAAGTTGAGCGGCTGGCGGGGGATAGTCGCTACAGCACGAACGCCGCCGTAAACACCTATATCGGCAAGGTGTCTGGCGAGGCCGTAACGGATGTTTGGGTGGCGACCGGGAGGAACTTCCCGGATGCGCTGTCGGCGGCGGCCCCGGCGGGTGACCCCACGCAACGCCTCGTGCTGTCGAATGGGGCGTGCATTCCTGGCTCAGTGGTGTCGAAGCAGATCAAGACCGCGGATTCGAAGGTGGCCCAAGTCAACCTGGTGGGCGGGACCGGCGCGCTGAGCAGCTCGGTTGCGAGCCTGACGGAGTGTAAGTAG